The sequence below is a genomic window from Macaca fascicularis isolate 582-1 chromosome 3, T2T-MFA8v1.1.
GTAGCTTCTAATTGGGGAGTAGGTATAGCAAAGGGGAAATAGGTATAATTTCTGGGGTTCACTAACTGACTTTGACTCCCAATTTGACCTTTCGCTAATTGTATTTCTTCagttaaatggaaataaaaattaatacttttctCCTAAAAATGCTGCTAAACTTAAACTATgtaataatgcatgtaaaatgcaGAGTGTCAtacacatagtaagcactcaataaattttCACTGTTACCAGATTCTTAACACGGGAGGGCAACATAGTTATTCACtgccttttctgttttcaagctgagagagaaataatagaaagagttttaaaaatggcattttgaTGCCTTTCCTGAATCTTGTTATTAATGAGTGGTCAACAGGAGCTTAAAAAGTTACTGCTGGTGTGtagttttcttgcttttaaaGTCTTGCTTTTCCTTGTGCTTCCCTTCTCATATTTGGctattattcattatttcatgCTATTGATCGaattcaaatgcttttttttaagaaaatcatattGAGGTTTGAGAACGTGTGATTTATCTCTGACATATTAGTTAGCCACAAGAAGAATAAGTCTTCTTGGGGCTAAACCACTCTAACTGGCATTTGATATCTACTGGTTATTGTGGTCATGATTTATATATAGGCAAAGAAATATTCAATACAGTTTGTTGGTTTCTTAGCATAAGAGTACTTTAATCTGGCTAGCACTTTGGAATTTTggtgcctttttaaaattattagaattcAATTGATCCAAATGCCCTCTCTATAGACTTCCCCttcaattataaattttttacatttgtaGGGACATTTAATCCTTGTATGTCTAATTTCATGGACGCAGTATCCTGAAGCAAAAGTAAAGGCCAAGAAAGTTTTAAAGCTAGTTTTTACTATGCTAGTTTTCGTTGTTAAATATGAAATGTGTTTTTCCAAAATTAAGTGAATTTGAACTTCGAAAGGGCCAAGTTTGGTCTGAACTATGAAATTTGATGGAGTTTCTAAACATTGAAAGACAAATTCTTCCAACTCTGGTCCCAGTTCTGGTGTCACATGACTGGTTGTTTCCTGCAAGTAGAAACCAACACCCTGGCTTGGACAGTGTCCCGCATCCTGCAATAGTGAGGGAGGTGATGGACAGCAGTTTAacttttggagattttttttccttttaaaaataaatgtcaaatttaACTGCCCTTTTTCCACTGTAGAAAAGATGGACAAGAAACCCTTTATTCATGGAAGTCTTGACAAAGAAGGTAGATTGTGTATACATTagttagggtaatgctggctgcGATAAAGATTAGTACCTCCAAATTGTAAGTTTAGTGCAGTAACACTTACCATTATGCATATTTCTGTCTAGTTGGTGGAACCAGCCACCtgtcttcttttctcttgtgGTTCTCAATCCCTAGGGCTTGGCGCTTACTGATCTACCAACAGACAGAGATAGAGAAGACAGGGAGTGCACCTCTGTTTGTTCATTGCCTTGGTTGGGTACTTTGTTTACATTTCATTGGCAGTTATTGGTCACCTGGCCCCGCCTAGGCGCAAAGAAAGGAGATGGTGCAAATTTAATCCTTGAGTGGTGATCACTCCCCCCGACTATGGAAGGAGGAGCAGGAATTGTAAGGGACACTTAGATGTCTCTTCCACTGGGGTCATTGGCATGAGTGTGGAATCTCAACACTGTAATGTACAGTTTCTTCCTCTCAAAGTACCTTGGGAGCCTTCAATCCAGATCAGGAATTCTAGATGACTTGGTGACATGTGAGAATACTACATGACATCGAAGGAATTCACTTATTATTTCAGTTTGATCCTTAAGTTTGAATTCCCCAAGTAGCAAGTCCAGAAACAAAGATTTGACTACAAGTCATTTATTTGTAAGGTGATGCTAGAAACGCTGGTGGGGGTGTGGGAAGGTGAGACAGAAAAGGGAAGGCCACCAAATAAAGGTTGCATGACCAAGCACATCACCACTGGGTATCTGGAGCTTCACTCCACGGGGAAACTCTGAGGTCCAGTGTGGAACACACACCTTGGAGTTTTCCAACTCAAAAAGTGAGGGGTGCTGAGGTATCTAAACACTTAAGGCTCAtcaatttttgtttgaaaactgCTCCCAGGGGACATTAATACCTAAAGCACTTCTGGCATGGGGAGTAGACTCCAGTGCCAGAGAAAGGCTTGCACATGCTGTCAGCTGAAAGCCAGGCAGGCATGTACTAAAATGGTAACGTACTGGGGACATGGGCAGGCTTGGCACTACTGGCATCTGCTGTAGTCCTGGGTGGCACAGGCTGTATGAATGCTGCTGACTGATGAATGAGCAAGCTGTCTTTGGTGTTGTTCTTTCTGTTGTACAGTGTGCCTGACGAGGAGGCCAAGACAACCACCACAAACACTCAAGTGGAAGGGGATGATGAGGCCGCGTTCCTGGAGCGCCTGGCTCGGCGAGAGGAAAGACGCCAAAAACGCCTTCAAGAGGCTCTGGAGCGGCAGAAGGAGTTCGACCCAACAGTAACAGATGCAAGTCTGTCGCTTCCAAGCAAAAGAATGCAAAATGACACAGCAGAAAACGAAACTGCCGAGAAGGAAGAAAAACGTGAAAGTCGCCAAGAAAGATACGAGATAGAGGAAACAGAAACAGTCACCAAGTCCTACCAGAAGAATGATTGGAGGGATgctgaagaaaacaagaaagaagacaaggaaaaggaggaggaggaagaagagaagccaAAGCGAGGGAGCATTGGAGAAAATCAGGTAGAGGTGATGGTGGAAGAGAAAACAACTGAAAGCCAGGAGGAAACAGTGGTAAtgtcattaaaaaatgggcaaatcaGTTCCGAAGAGCCTAAacaagaggaggagagggaacaAGGTTCAGATGAGATTCCCCATCATGAAAAGATGGAAGAGGAAGACAAGGAAAGAGCTGAGGCAGAGAGGGTAAGGttggaagcagaagaaagagaaagaattaaagcCGAGCAAGATAAAAAGATAGCAGATGAACGAGCAAGAattgaagcagaagaaaaagcagctgcccaagaaagagaaaggagagaggcagaggagagggaaaggattagggaggaagagaaaagggcagcagaggagaggcagaggataaaggaggaagagaaaagggcaGCAGAAGAGAGGCAGAGgataaaggaggaagagaaaagggcagcagaggagaggcagaggataaaagaggaagagaaaagagcagcagaggagaggcagaggataaaggaggaagagaaaagggcaGCAGAGGAGAGGCAAAGGGccagggcagaggaggaagagaaggctaAGATAGAAGAGCAGAAACGTAACAAGCAGCTAGAAGAGAAAAAACGTGCCATGCAAGAGACAAAGATAAAAGGGGAAAAGGTAGAACAGAAAATAGAAGGGAAATGGGTAAATGAAAAGAAAGCGCAAGAAGATAAACTTCAGACAGCTGTCCTAAAGAAACAGGTACAGTAAACATTTTGCACCAAATGTGTGATGCCTGTGACTTGTGAGAAATGTAATGCACATCTGATTTGGGACTGAGGCCACATGCATATAGC
It includes:
- the CALD1 gene encoding caldesmon isoform X10; amino-acid sequence: MDDFERRRELRRQKREEMRLEAERIAYQRNDDDEEEAARERRRRARQERLRQKQEEESLGQVTDQVEVNAQNSVPDEEAKTTTTNTQVEGDDEAAFLERLARREERRQKRLQEALERQKEFDPTVTDASLSLPSKRMQNDTAENETAEKEEKRESRQERYEIEETETVTKSYQKNDWRDAEENKKEDKEKEEEEEEKPKRGSIGENQVEVMVEEKTTESQEETVVMSLKNGQISSEEPKQEEEREQGSDEIPHHEKMEEEDKERAEAERVRLEAEERERIKAEQDKKIADERARIEAEEKAAAQERERREAEERERIREEEKRAAEERQRIKEEEKRAAEERQRIKEEEKRAAEERQRIKEEEKRAAEERQRIKEEEKRAAEERQRARAEEEEKAKIEEQKRNKQLEEKKRAMQETKIKGEKVEQKIEGKWVNEKKAQEDKLQTAVLKKQIKDEKIKKDKEPKEEVKSFMDRKKGFTEVKSQNGEFMTHKLKHTENTFSRPGGRASVDTKEAEGAPQVEAGKRLEELRRRRGETESEEFEKLKQKQQEAALELEELKKKREERRKVLEEEEQRRKQEEADRKLREEEEKRRLKEEIERRRAEAAEKRQKMPEDGLSDDKKPFKCFTPKGSSLKIEERAEFLNKSVQKSSGVKSTHQAAVVSKIDSRLEQYTSAIEGYLFQHFPASGVLHMLLPLHGMEFAAPVYFATFKSSVRSGLKCHFLRVTFFAPPN
- the CALD1 gene encoding caldesmon isoform X11 yields the protein MDDFERRRELRRQKREEMRLEAERIAYQRNDDDEEEAARERRRRARQERLRQKQEEESLGQVTDQVEVNAQNSVPDEEAKTTTTNTQVEGDDEAAFLERLARREERRQKRLQEALERQKEFDPTVTDASLSLPSKRMQNDTAENETAEKEEKRESRQERYEIEETETVTKSYQKNDWRDAEENKKEDKEKEEEEEEKPKRGSIGENQVEVMVEEKTTESQEETVVMSLKNGQISSEEPKQEEEREQGSDEIPHHEKMEEEDKERAEAERVRLEAEERERIKAEQDKKIADERARIEAEEKAAAQERERREAEERERIREEEKRAAEERQRIKEEEKRAAEERQRIKEEEKRAAEERQRIKEEEKRAAEERQRIKEEEKRAAEERQRARAEEEEKAKIEEQKRNKQLEEKKRAMQETKIKGEKVEQKIEGKWVNEKKAQEDKLQTAVLKKQIKDEKIKKDKEPKEEVKSFMDRKKGFTEVKSQNGEFMTHKLKHTENTFSRPGGRASVDTKEAEGAPQVEAGKRLEELRRRRGETESEEFEKLKQKQQEAALELEELKKKREERRKVLEEEEQRRKQEEADRKLREEEEKRRLKEEIERRRAEAAEKRQKMPEDGLSDDKKPFKCFTPKGSSLKIEERAEFLNKSVQKSGVKSTHQAAVVSKIDSRLEQYTSAIEGYLFQHFPASGVLHMLLPLHGMEFAAPVYFATFKSSVRSGLKCHFLRVTFFAPPN
- the CALD1 gene encoding caldesmon isoform X24, with translation MDDFERRRELRRQKREEMRLEAERIAYQRNDDDEEEAARERRRRARQERLRQKQEEESLGQVTDQVEVNAQNSVPDEEAKTTTTNTQVEGDDEAAFLERLARREERRQKRLQEALERQKEFDPTVTDASLSLPSKRMQNDTAENETAEKEEKRESRQERYEIEETETVTKSYQKNDWRDAEENKKEDKEKEEEEEEKPKRGSIGENQVEVMVEEKTTESQEETVVMSLKNGQISSEEPKQEEEREQGSDEIPHHEKMEEEDKERAEAERVRLEAEERERIKAEQDKKIADERARIEAEEKAAAQERERREAEERERIREEEKRAAEERQRIKEEEKRAAEERQRIKEEEKRAAEERQRIKEEEKRAAEERQRIKEEEKRAAEERQRARAEEEEKAKIEEQKRNKQLEEKKRAMQETKIKGEKVEQKIEGKWVNEKKAQEDKLQTAVLKKQVCMRQEALNSLPHSWV